ctggtgatttttttatgtttttttaatgatttgtgtTGAGTTTTTTTGTGATTTCGAGTTTTATTTGGTGATTATGTAAACAGGGGTAGTTTTTAGATGGAGAGGGTGATGGTGGTAGTCTTAAGAAGTGAGATTGTTGAAAAGTGGTGTAAATGTGGTGATTTTGGGGAATTTTATTTGattgttataattttgaatttaaattggTGATTTTAGTATGATGTTGGGTGATTTGTTGGTGGTGGGTGGCTGAATATGATGACCAAAATTGGTTAAATTGGTGGTGGCATGAAAATAATGTAAATTTGATTGTGGTGATTTTTATTTTCCGGTGGTGACTTTTTTGTTTACAGGTGGTCAGAGTGGTGATTTTTATGCTTTCAGTGGTGAAATCTTATTTcgacggtggtgattttatgtttgacGGTGGTGATTTTCGGATGGTCGCCGGTGGTGGTGGCCGGAAATGGTGGTGGTCGGTAGTTGGAGGTGGTGGTGGGTTGGAGGTGATAATTGGAGATGGAGATGATAAGATTTAAAATGTGTGGCTTATAATAAAAGTAGTTTTAAAATTGTGTGGCTaggattagatctcatatctcattaTAGTGGGAGTTCTCATTGGagcaagaccctatatatatatatatatatatatatatatatatatatatatatatatatatgtattaattttcCAGTGTACAGTGTGTGATATGTATCAATCTGGCGACCTGCAGATGTATTAAGTCTTGCTTATTAGTTTCTGCAGACCAGTTTTTTCGGAGACTTTGTTAACGATCTGTTATcacatacttttttttttgaataaaagcaCTTGCATTAATACTCCTCCAGCATAAGATTACAAGTAATAAAATCTGGAGCAGAGACATTCCACTCCTGAAGACCTGACATAGAACATGCAGCCCTAGCTAACAAGTGGGCTACCTGGTTCGCAGACctataaataaaaacaagtactccctccgtcccaaaatgtatgagctggtttgactttcacggagattaagaaaaaggtagtaaggttagttgaaaagtgtgtaaggtggtgggacctatcaataggGCTGTACATTCAATCCGCTCAACCGCAACAACCACCCGCAACCGATCCGTGTATTATGGATAACCGCACAATGTGGGCGGTCGCGGATGGATTTTTTAATAACCATTAATTTGCGGTTTGGTTGcggattcatttttttaaaaccgCAGTAAACCAACCGCAACCGCCAACCgcacattatataaatttaaatatttttattatatatgtttatatatttacatatagatattcacataaataaataaaagttactAAATTACTGAAATTTGGACTCGTTGAGCAAGCCCCAATATAAATTAGTCAATGTGTCCATGACTGTAATTTATTTCGATGCTCCAAATGAAAACTTATATCAGAGTGTATGATAGAATTTCTTTGTCTAACTATTTTAGCGGTCAAACCGCAACCAACCGCAATTACATGGgtggatttggttggtttttTTTAACCAACGGTTTGGTCGCGGTTTGAGATTTTAGAAAACCGCAAGttgcggtttggtttggttcggTTATTACCCTCCAACCGAACCAATCCGAACCGCGTACAGGCCTACCTATCAAAGTTTAATAAtggatttgagatagtggaggaaaacagtgggtgtaatagtgtttatattattatataatggagatagtggaagaaagtagtggatgtaatagtgtaaagtagtgttcaaaaatagtaagtatgataagttcattcttttttggacgtcccaaaaaggaataagggtcatataaaatgggatagagggagtaacACTTCATCAAAGTGTTTTAGTAACTCATTACAATCCTCAGCGATTGTATCAAAATAGGATAATCCCCTCCTTCCCTGAACAGCATCAACCAAAAGCTTAGCATCCGATTCAAACATCTCGTAACGCAGTTGATGAAAGCTAGATATTTCCCAAACACCGATTTTTTGAGTGCTACTATAGGAACTAATCCTAGCTATGTTTGGAGGAGTATTCTAGAGACTCAGGAGAGTATTGGTCAAGGATGCCGTCGAAGAATTGGTAATGGGGAAAGTACACGGGTGTGGAAAGTCCCGTGGTTACCATGTTTACAGAATAGGTACATTACAACAACAATGCCGGAGGAATTGataagtaattaattatttattattacatGTGCAAGTCCATTATACATCAGCGGACCAAGGTTGTACATATAACTACCTAGATAGTAGATATAGAGTAGTTTGTATTCATCATTTAATTTCCAAATTTCACATttgtaatttcatattttatttcctccaaaaaaatatttgattattaaaaattttgtaatttgattttaacaaattatttcaATGTATAAACGGCACCGCAACTGCACCGCCTTTTCGTGGTGTGGTTTATGTGGTTTTAACCCTTcgcggtgcggttgcggtttgagaaATTGACAAAACCGCACATGCGGTTTGGTTTGCGATTTTAgccaaaaaccgcaccgcccatcattttatgttattattactctctccgtccctctcaatATTAGTTTATAGTTTTTTCTACTGCTTAGCACATATTTTAATACTCTTATGAAACTATaacataatttcataacttatttttgtgatttttttgtgtgtaaaaattcaaacgttgaatttttattcggaagaaaaaaataaaattatttatgaaactacatTTTTTAAAAGCCATAAATTGtgtgtaaaattcttatcaccCAAGGTAAACGACTTTGGAGACataaaaagtattatatataaagatacagacatatatcaaataatcaaaatattacagactaccactataccactatattttaataatgctacacaGAAATGTAAtgcaaatctgaacctaacttcagtgacCAAAAAAAACTGAACTTAatattagtgagtaaaataaaaaaaattatgattaagtGGTTAGTTTCTCAagacgcaataagtttagtgacaaaaataaaataatcataatgCTAAtcatcaaatccgaacctaagttggtggctaaaaaaaatCCAGACCTAACATTATTgagtaaaaagaaaataaatttagtttattggtaaatttctaaaaacacaataagttgagtgaTAAAAAAAAGTCTATTTTCCAATTCTAAAATAGTTAAGAAAAATTGTAACTTCCGTTTTTTTGTTGTGTCCGTTGCGGAATTAGGGAATGATGATGCACTAAATTGTCATCCTGATGACATATTACCCTGATTTCGTATACATGTACGATATCCGTTCACGATTTTCGAGTgcatatttcaattatttaaattgttaatgGTGTCCTTTTTCAAATGGATATTCCCTTACACATTTACTGGAATTTGTCATTTTTAAATGATAGATATTGCTGAAACAagaaaaagttgtttccagataTTTGTTTTCACTCCGATGCATGATGTATGTGATCACGTCGTTTCAAGTGTCCATATACAGCAAACTTGATTGCGCTCTATGCTTTAATATACACTGTTTTCCTTATTCAGTCATCGTCAAGGATAAAGAAATGCGTGGTCACGACTTATAAGTAGCATGAAAGCAGAGTCTTCTTTACGGGGCCATTTaagtgagcttaaaataaatgcttcttgcttaaaataaataaatggagtagaagttagaagcaagataagacttataagtgattaaaatgtttgggaaaTAATTAGAAAccttgaaacaaaagctagtattcctAGCATTtcataagtgcttcttgacttattacacaaacggtacgaataagtgctcataacttataatccagaagctggacttataagctTTAAAACAAACCCCCACTATGTGCCACAATATCTACACAATCTAAAACTTGATTATTACCAACTGTGAGCAACTGTGCATGCATGAAGCactaaaagattgtattcagcAGGACCAATAATAGTTGGTATAAAGATTGTGCCATATTGGCCTTGCATGCATGAGTGCTCTGTTTCCCCAGACAGCAGTAGCTGTACCCTATGTGCACACACTTAATTCCGCGAATTAACTCTAGAAACACGACGGATGCTGTTACAAAGAGGTACAGCCTTTTAATTTCAACTTATTTCGGTTCCACTATCCTTGATGCTCATTATTCCACGTCCACATACTCGAGATAACTTCTTGACAAAGCTTATCTTCACAGGGATTTCAGCCTTTTGCATGTCTCCTGGTCCAGTTAAGTATGTTCAGGGTCCGTCCTGAGACTCAGGGGTCCTAGTCAAAATCAGTTTTCCGGTTGCCGGGCTTCTTTGGTTCTCGTTTAATTTAATGGAGAGCCAGAGGCACACAAGCTCATGCCTGCGACTTGACTAGATGCAGATCATACGATATATGATGATCCGATAGAGATGTAGTGGAAGTACATAGGTGATAGAGGAGACTTTGAGGGCTTTGGGATCGCGATAAGGAGACAGTTGTGGTCTTGAGGGTCATGAAACTTATACCTTGTCTCGCAACTGGGGACTATCGCAGTTAACACCTTGTGCCTGAGGCCACACCCCTCTGCATCATAAATTATCATATGGAAAGATATTGCCCAAATGTACACACGGTGGTTGATATATTTTGGAGTTACAACAAAGGATGTAGGGCTCGAGTGTCGCCATTAATGAACATTCAACACCACACCAACATTGCCCTTTATTTTATCTCTGATTAGTTGCTTTCAGAGACTGTTTGTGACTTACATAGAATCAATTCATCAAACTTGGAGTGGCACAGATGAGAATCATTATATTCACATTCACGATTAGTGGCTACCAAATGTTGCTTTAAATCGGTACTAAATCGAATGATTATGTAAGAATGTCAATGCAAATGTTATAATTTCAGTCTGAAGTATCCAAACAATTAACATATGCAGCTAATTACAGAGGGTTCCATATCAGTCTGAAGTTTTTGAGTTTTTACTAAAATCATCTGCACGAGATTGTATAGATGAATATAGTTACTTTCTGCAACTTTGACGGACAACTAAAGCATCGATCAGAGTTTGTAACTAGCAGCCCATTTGGCTCTAATAAATGTTGCTGCAAAAATTGAAAGGGACTCTGCAATGGAGTGGCTGGTCTGTTGCGATCAAATTTAACATAATGCAATACTAAGCAAAGAAAATACGCGGTGAGGTTGTTCTAGACAATCCCAGAGAACACCTGTGCGTACATACACGTACATTAATTTTGTAACTTCTGAAACCCCGACAGTGCACGACAGCAGGTGTGACAACATTATCTGGTAATTAGTTGTAGACTTGTACTAACTCCGTCCCAGTTTATATGAGCCGTTTAATATTTATGCCTACTTCAATATCTTTAAAAGAGACAcctgtatataatattttcgtaCAAATACAAAACTGGAATGCAATATATGCTCAAGTCATTGCAACCAATATTGCAGTATTTTATGAACTAATAGTATAGACTCCGGTTGAGTTGAAAAAtagtgatttttattatttcgaGTCATGTTCTATCCTTTAAAGTTAGTATAAATTTTCATGTAAACTCGGGCTCATTTCAAGTAACTAATTAGTAAAATGTTAATAGGATAAATTTCAGCACATGGCCTTTTCAATTCCGGTTCCGccacaaaatataatataccaGATCCCGAGTACTTCTCATAAATAcatcggtttttctagtgtgtgcccatgggcacatgctaagcgcggagtTTTATAAGTtcgggagattttgattggcttttgtttcctaataatggtggacccctgcaaatgcaacaaccacaccaataaaaACCTCCCAAACTTATAAAgctccgcgcttagcatgtgcccatgggcacagaCTAGACAAACCCTAAATACATTGTACTGAATCTGAAGTGGTTGCTGTATATCATCAAATTTGTTTCAGCACCCTCATTATCTttgttatatgtgtgtgtataagaATTAGTGAATGTCGGATCATATGtaatctgaatattctgtcccCTCCAGAGTTGTGTAGTTGGTTTGGTGCACAAGGGTAAGATATCGTGAGTGTGTCAAAGGAAGGCGCCAAATATATGATTCAACACTCCCGTAACAGTTTAAGGTGTTAGGAGAAGGTCCTAATTACCGGAACTAACGAGGTTATTTTTTTCCGAATCTTGCATGACTAATTACAGCAATTAACAAGCAATCGAATAATTAAAGTACTCTAAAGAAAAGCTATCATCATAAGATTGACCCGCAATGATCATAATTAGTagtatttgtatatgtatatgagaTTGACATGCATGTAGAGAGGTTGAGATGTATAGAGCTAGCTGGGCCTGGTGACTGTATTATAATGGCATGGCCAACACTACTAGAAAGCTCCACTAAGACAAGAAAGTAAGACATAGAATAGAAGTTGTTGAAGGATCCAAGGTAATTATCTTAGATCTTTGCCCCCCATTACGCACAACATCAACATCTGTAGTTCACTACATCGATCATCACTTGCAAATCTTAAAATTTGAGAGTTTAAACATGTTGAATAATAGTATAACATTATGTTCGCCTCTTCCTCTCGGACTTTaaagttttaaataaaacagttgttttcagttaaaaattaatttataatttagcaGAAACTCACTTAAATATttaccaaactcataatttacCTCAATAATTCAGAAATCTTATTAACTATTGAGGGACTGGtgtaagaaatattttaaaatcttgtatTTATTAAGGTATTTGTatgaatatatactttttagttTTTGGTGTTCTTTatattaacatttattattaatatcaaaattttaaatattaatatttaattaaatatttattatttatattaataaaataaaataaggaaCCCAGTGAGAAAAATTTCTGGGTCCGCCACTGTGTTTTAATCCTCTCACCCCTGTCTGTTTAATCCAATTAATTATTTGTTCAGTCATTATCTTCTGACACTTTATGATTTTAGATGaaataagagcaactccaacggAACATCTCCCTTACCTATAACGAGCCTACGTGGACAAAAATAGGGGTTTGAGTAAAATTTCTTCACTCCAAccattaggggtgagcaaaaaaaaccgaaaaaccgaaaccgagccgaaaaaccgaaaaaccacaccgaaaaaaaccgaaaccgacaaaaaccgaaaaaaaccgtagctcaaccgaaccgacggttacggttttacacctaaaaccgaaccgaaaaaccgaaccgcttatataatattatataatttattatatattatatattttatataaaataaattattacattGGTATTATTGGTATATTATCTGCTAAGCAAGGAACTATCCACCTCAACTATAGTTACAAGTCAGCAAGTTACAGTAGTTTGTTATATTTAAGTAGAGAGAGAGTAATAGAGTAGTTAGTAATTAACATCATTTCCATAAAGAGATACTGTGTAACTAAGCCTTGTATTGAATTCTGATAATTTCTAAGTAATGCAAGTTcgtttccttaaaaaaaaaatactggGCTGATTCATACTTTACATTTCTGGATCATCTTTACATACCGTAATAGTGCCCATCTACTTCATTTCGGTTATattaataagtatttatattttaaatattttctttcttatttattttggtaaaatacgtactaatgaataatatttaattagtgattataccttattttttattaagaaaattttgagttgattattaaatttgtataatatttttattataagaaaCCGAAAAAAATCGTAACCAAAccgacggttaaccgaaccgaaaaaaaccgtttgaaacggttcggtaacggttttaaggtagaaaccgaaccgaaccgccatgtacggttcggtaacggttttagctaaaaaccgagccgaaccgacccgtgcacacccctaCCAACCATCCTCTCTTTACCTAAAATTTTTAGGTGAGATAAAACAAAACCCCATATTTAGGGGATAGAAAAGCAAGCCCCTATTTTTTTTCCACCTCATCTccctctctcattttctttcatttttcattttccctCTTTTTTTTATCTATCTCATCATAGtaaaaattctaataaaatattattttttcaaatatagggaTGATTATAGGGAATACCGTTGGAGGAAAACAAGTTTTTGCTTacctatattttaggtaatcattattttattatattttaggggttCAAAATAGGTAACACCATTGGGGTTGCTCTAATAGAATTTATATTATTCTGTCCCACTGTCATAATTCTAGCTACTCATCAAACATATACACATGAGTAATCTGGGAGCCATAGCCATTCTACATCATAGCTACTTTCACCTTTAAACTATAActaattggttatatatttgTAAGCCAAGGCTTCTAACGAACGTTCAAATCAAAAATCATGACGTCCAAATGGAAATGCATGATGATATCGCAATATAAATTCTCAGATATTAGCACAGTGGATACTCTTTTTTTGGACAATAAAGCATCACAGATCGATATAACTGAAGtagtatactccctccatccaaaattagatgagctttttgctcatttcacatGTATTAAGAAGTATTAAATGATTGTTCATTTTTCCATCTCTACCCATATTAATTGTGTTGACTTTCTATAGTATTAGTTAGATGGTGCattgaaaatgataaataagagaGAGTAAAGATGGAAAATTGTTAACAAAAGTGCATTGAAAAGAGAGAggctcaactattttgggataatttttttttttaaaaggtcatctaatttgagatggagggagtattaaattttGCAATATAATAGTTTATAAAACCAATGGCCTCTTGGTACTGGTATTGCCTCGCGTCCTGTTACATAGGTGCATATTTATTGTGCATGTAATTATTAAAACTTGAAGCATAATCCAATCTGTAACTCTGGTTTATTGTAACGTAAACTTGCATACAGAGAATTTTATCAACGGAAATGTTATTTAAcagcaaattttttattttcagaacATATTGTTAAAGAATCAGTTGCTCAATTGCAACAAGGGAGAAAAACATAAATCGGACTGCTAGTTTTCGAAAAATAAGATAAGCCAATCAGACCCATTATCATGAACTTATATATGGAATTGTTACTTAAAGgctaaagcttgaaactataATTGAGTTGACCCAGTTTAACATGATGACAGCGCTGCAAGTGATCCCGAATTTTAATTTGTAGTGCAGAATTCAGATGATCTATAAATATTAGGATTAATTTAAGGGTTTGTCTGGTCTGTGCCCAtcacatgctaagcacggaaactcataaatttggtgtgtttttgATTGATGAgattggtgtgaatgcaggggggccatcattattaaaaaggtgtaagccaatcaaaacaagaaaaagttatcaaattttgtgcttattgtgtgcccacgagcacaccatagaaaaaccgttaattTAAACGTCGAACATTGACTATAAATACAGAAGAGAATGATGATCATAAGTGGAAAGTCACACTCCTCCATCACTACTCTTCATCATCACAACAAATCCACTCTCTGCAACAACCCTTTTGGTTTCTCATGCTTTGCATTTCCTTATAATTACTATACAACTAATCCTTGAAATGCCCTCCACTTCTTAAACCAATTGCACACTACACTCCTTCAGAAATCGCGAACAAACATATTATTACTAGCTCAGAGCACGCGAGTTTTGAGGATCCAGGAAGATCAACCATGTCCATCCAACAAGTACCTGAGAGAATTTGGAAGAAATCATTTCACAATAGGCGTGACTCGGATGAGCTTGACGTCTTTGAGGCAGCAGGATATTTCTCGGGTGCCAATGAAGTTTCGGGTTACCAGAAAATGTTGAGATCAGGTAGGAGGACCAGCCTCGACATTCCTATGATGAGTAGTACAAGAACTTCCATGATTCAAGAACAAGCCCATCAATATGATAATGTGATCATGCCCGAAAAACCAACAAAGGAGAAAAAATACAAGCAACCTAATTCACCAGGTGGAAGGCTCGCCACTTTCTTGAATTCTCTGTTTAGTCAGAATTCTTCGAAGAAAAAGAAATCTAAATCTTGCTCTGCACAGTCTATGAAAGATGAAGATCACGAGAGCCCTGGCGCGAGGAGAAAAAGGAGAAGCAGCATTAGCCATTTTCGCAGCTTTACTAGTACTAATAATTCTTCATCCGTCAACAACTCAAAATCATCATTTTATTCTTCTTCAAGTTCAGAATTCACTACACATCCTAGTACAAACACTCCAACGAAGAACACCTACAAGGACTCCAAGCCTACAATACATCTCAACATGTCGTCCAAGAGTAACAAGTATAATGTTAATTCCACTACTTGGCAAAAAAATGAAGATCATGACAATGTTTGGATGGACGAGGAGGAATTCAAGTTCAGCACAACAACAATCTTTGACAGTAACAGAGCTCCTTCCCAGAACCGCGAAATCTTTGGAAATGGTGCATTTGATCACGAAAAAAATCAACCATCAGAAAGAGATTTTCGAAACTTTATCAATGAGATGGACGATGGTGCAGAGAGTGATTCAAGCTCGGATCTGTTCGAACTGCAGAACTATGATTTAGGCTGCTGTACTTATTCAAGCGGACTTCCTGTTTATGAAACAACTCATATGAGTAGCATCAAGAGAGGTGCACCCATGATCACTAGTTAGTGGCGCTCTTTGAATATGTAATTTCCATTTTCCATATCTATGCGAGTATAGTTTAATTTTGTCTTGTGTGTCGATAATCTGAGATTTTGTTGTAATTCATCTTTCgaaaattcaagaatttgaaaGATACGACAATTCGCACAAGATTTTACAtagtactccctctatttttcaatatatgacgtttgactttttggcacacacttttaaatgttttgaccgggtagttaaaagtattatttttgaattttttttcagaataaaaataagtaatcaaaattttaattcacaaaagaaaaaaaataaaagtgataacttttactatccggtcaacccACTTAAAAATACGTCCCCAAGTCAAAAAGTGAcataaaaaaacagagagagtatataatttgaattcattattttcaaaaattatgtgCGGTCACAGAATAAATGGGGTGTGTTGTCAACTATATATCTAATCACACTTTGATTAGACTTTCAACCAAATTTATTAACTCAACCATCAGTTGTTCTGATTTAAAAGAAGCTTTCTTTCAATCTTTGACTTTAAGCATAATTAGTGGAGGATTAGTGCACACGCATCAAATTAAGTCCCAAACATCTAATCATATATTCATACACCAGATAAACGGTTGAGGTGCAGATTTGTAGTTAATCGGATATTTGAAATAGTCtagggtgtattcgattgagattttga
This genomic window from Daucus carota subsp. sativus chromosome 7, DH1 v3.0, whole genome shotgun sequence contains:
- the LOC108194335 gene encoding protein BIG GRAIN 1-like E gives rise to the protein MSIQQVPERIWKKSFHNRRDSDELDVFEAAGYFSGANEVSGYQKMLRSGRRTSLDIPMMSSTRTSMIQEQAHQYDNVIMPEKPTKEKKYKQPNSPGGRLATFLNSLFSQNSSKKKKSKSCSAQSMKDEDHESPGARRKRRSSISHFRSFTSTNNSSSVNNSKSSFYSSSSSEFTTHPSTNTPTKNTYKDSKPTIHLNMSSKSNKYNVNSTTWQKNEDHDNVWMDEEEFKFSTTTIFDSNRAPSQNREIFGNGAFDHEKNQPSERDFRNFINEMDDGAESDSSSDLFELQNYDLGCCTYSSGLPVYETTHMSSIKRGAPMITS